The Parus major isolate Abel chromosome 12, Parus_major1.1, whole genome shotgun sequence genome segment GGTAGTGGTTGCTCTTGTAAAGCAATGCCTGAGGCGCctgaaaatttttcttccttctgtagGGGTCAAGCAGAAAATCAAGCACTGAAAGACTCAGTGCTGGGGGTTGCAGAATAGCACTGAAGAGCCAGGAATAGGTGCTGACACTTGGGTATTTAGAGGccaaaaataatatatattggAGCTTCAAtaaagttctttttaaaatctggctGAGCTGTGTGGCTAGAGGCAGGGGTTGGGGCTGTGGTTCTTGGGCTTGAGGGTTGTAGCTGGGGTTGGGAGAGGACAGCCTGAGCTGGAggccaggcacagctgagcctTGCAGGGGCCCGTGGAGGAGAACGGTGGGTACGATTCTGTGAATCGGCATTGGGGCTTCCTGCCAACTCTGGTGTTGCTGTTGGGCCCTGCCTGTGTCAGGGAGGCCTCCTGCACCCTCTCTGGAGTTCAGTTCAAATTTTTGTACATCTAGTCTGTTGCAGTCTCTGCCATTGTACCCAGGTCCCTTGGCAAAGCAACAAACATTTCTCTTGCTTGCATCCTTAGATGCATTTGAGGGTCTCCTGGGCAGTTTTGACTGGGCATTTTTCATGTGAACACTGAATCCAGTGATCCAAGAATTTTAGCCAGAAGTGAATCATACCTGCCTATGGTGTGGCATATGTGCAGGCTGATCCCCATGGAGATGCAGGATACAGCTGCTCTGACTCCTgttcttctgcagagaaaataccATCCATAACATTGATGATTTCTTACCTTTTCCATCTCCTACACCTCTCACTTCCAGGCTGCTCTGTAAGcactttgctgctgccagcatttTTCCTCTGGTTTGTGCAGTGGCAGCATTTGTATCCATTTTGCTCATTTATGTCTCCAGCTAAGCTCAGCActgttttcccagagctgtcacCTGAATGGGTGACAGCCCAATGCAATGGATTGTGagttttcagccttttctcctgcaACTTCAGTTTTTTGGACTGCTCTTTCAGCATTCCTCCACACTTGAGTGCTGCCTTTTATATCCTCACCTGATCACcctctgtggggctgcagctgatAGTCCTGTCCCGGATCCTGTTTGCCTCTGCTGTTCAATGGTTCTGCTCCATCCTTTTGTCACAACTGGcaaatgttttttcctctgttctcctTTTACTGTGTGTTGCTTTTTTGGACTCAAGTCCAGCTTTTTTGAAAAGAGACTCCTGGGAGTCTCAGTGGAGAACTGGTCTTCcatgtgaaaaatgagaaaaaactcCAGAACCTTAGCCTGTATTTTTTAGGGAAAGATCTAACTCAAGGCAGTAAACCAAACAGGAGGGGTTTTCCTTCTGGATCCAAGTGTGTTGGCAGAATGAAAGGCTGAGATTGGCTATCAGCGTGCTTTTTGTTCCCCCTGGAATATGTGCTTGCAGCTGCTGTAGCTTCAGTGCTGACCATCACCTTCTCTTGTGGTGGTCAGCAGTGTTCATCCATTTAACTCCATACttgccagctcagccccacctttctgcagctcctggcaaCAGTCCCTGTAGGAAATTGCAGtgtgcctgtccctgcaccCTGGGAAGGCAGCACCAGGCAGCCCTTTGCCAGGGCACTGGAGAGCAATGGGGAGGAGGGGGCATTGTCTCTAGCCAGCATGCTACTGATGTGATTCTCCTTTGTGGAATTTCGCTTTTGAAgcattaaaatttgaatttttgagATCACAATTGCTTAGTTGcttctgctgtttcatttttacatttgcaactcttaatattgtatttttttttccttattaccAAGGGAAGCAtgcaaaaagcaatttttaagaTGTAGCACTGCACTGAAATTACTCTaatcagcatttttttgtttgttttacccTGAAAGTAAGTCATGTGGGCATTCCAAAATGGGGaatggaggaaaaggaggacaGTAAAGacctttttaaaagagaaatcaatCTGAAATAGCCTTTGTTCTCCTCCTCGCCTCCCTACCTGTGCTGACACTGAGAAATGCATCTGTGGGGCTCAGTCTCAGATGCTGAACAGACTGTTCTACTGCAGAACAAgtggcccagctctgctttctctgcctctgagctgctgggctttggctggtgtgtgtgtgctgtAATACCAGACTGTTTTTTAGACTAGCACTTTGTAAGTGGCTGGCTCTGTTgtacaaagaggaaaattaaagagTGGTTTGCACTGAAACTGGATTCTGTTCTAATTTCAGCTTTCATTACGTGGCCTAAGACTGCTGGTTGTGGGGATGCCTGCTCTAAGAGTAATTTGGGCTGGGGGAGGGTGGGTCCTGCAGAGCCAGTGGGGATCTGGAGAAAATCAGCTGTtgagggcacagctctgcacagctgagggTTCAAATTGCTCTAGGGTTGccttttctccctgcagtgctgggttgCTGGTACCTGGTGCTCTAGCAAAGATGTCTTTACTTTTTTGAGGCATTGGACAGCCTCAGCTATGGTTtcatccttcctctgcagaTCCCTGAGAGGTCCTGTTCTTCCTTCTGTCCATTTTCTCCAGGGGTATCAGGGCTGTCTGTGACTGTACCACTGAGGTAGATGTCCTGGAGTCTCTGGAATTTCCTCAAGGCAACCTGAACACACTTGTGAGAGCAGGCTGGAAAAAGCTGAGGAAGTGCAATGGGATTGTGTGGGATTGTCACAGTCCTGCAGCCCAAGGTGGGCTGTGAAATCCTTGTGAGATTTGAAGTCTTCATGCCATAATTACAGTGTAAGAGCAAGAGGAGCTTGTTTTCAGCTAGAACTCCTGAGGATTAATGAGCCTTAATGTAGAATAGCAGCTGCTGAGCTTTGCTGTAAAGGGCTGACCTCCAAAACATGGTGTGAAACCCATCCTGGgaagaagcaaaagcaaagggGCAGCTTCCCTGTTCACTGGAATGATTTGGTGAGAACAGAAAATCACAGtcctggctcagctcctgctttgaAGAGGATTTAGAGTTTCACCCTGAGAAAAAGGTGCTCAGAataaagaaaggaggaaaaaaataatagccaGAGTATTAAAGACTTTCTTTTTACAAAGCATTTCTCCAGGTTGGGACTGTTGTCCCTGGGGAAGAGGTCTGGGGAGTTCCTGCAGAGGAATAAGCCAGGAACAGTTCCTCTGTGTTCTCTACAGTACAAGGTGGGCAgcttaaagcattttttatcCCCACCTGGACCAGTAAGTAACAGCCAGGCAGGCAGTCTTTGGGAACACCCTGCTCACAGGCAGGAAGGGCTGTGTGGGCACTCAGGTGCTTACAAAAGGACTTGGGAAGGATTAAATTAATGGGGAGATAATGTGTATGTTTGTCTTTGGGCTCAATACAAAGTGAGGGCACTGCAGTTCTGAAcatgatgtttttcttttattctcagCCTTGCTAAAATACCTTGTATAATTTTAGAtaacagatttcttttcaaataactTTTACAAGAAGAGACAAAAGCGTACTCTCAAACTCAGAAGATGGAGGTCTGAAGTTCTTCCTTAAACATGCCTTCAAAATGGAGGTCTTTTGCCATGAGCTCTTCCTCTACATCTTCTAAGGCCCACTGATGATCTGTCAATTCTAAGGCTTCCCATTCCGTCTGCATTGGCAGTGAACAGAagtagagaaggaaaagcaacacAGGATTAGTTAGACAAGAACTACACAAAACAGtgcttgcttttaaaatggCAACAAACACTGATTTCTATTAAAAACCTGGCAACCCTGTCAACTCTGAAATCAGTGCTTTATGCTTAATTAGATGTTAGTTGATCAATACAAACTGCAttacagaaattagaaaaatgatGTTATCTGCTTTCTGCCAACCCTCTAACCTTCTGGAACAGTCCATTGCTTCTATAACAGCCTGTTCTGGTGGGTCAAGTGCTTTGCAGTGAGTTAATTCTTTAGTTCAGAGTTACTTGATAACAACAGGTAAGAGGCCAAAAATTTTGCACCTGATCACAGACTTGTGCACAAAGCCtgcaaaaaaatctgtgtcaCATGATGCCCAGCaagagatttgtttttcttggccAGAACACTTCCTCTGCAATGgagctttttcccttttgtttctgctggaaCATGTAGTGGGTTTTGGTCCCTGTGAGGCTGAATGGGCAGAAGTGCTGTGGAAAGCCAGGACTGGGTGGAAGTGGAGTCAGTACTGGCAGGAATTGCACCTCAGTGCTGAGTGTGACAGAACAACCACTGCTCCAGCACCGCTGCCAACTGCAGccatcccttccctggctgAGCCTCTGCCTGGGTGGTGTGGGATTTTTTAACCAGGAAgattactgaaaacaaaactgcaggaGCAGACCACCCAAACTTCCCAGGCAGCAGGTTATGTGTGGCTAAACCTCTTCTACAGTctacaaaaccagaaagcagGTCTGTCCTTCGTGCATAAGCCTGGGCATAAACTGCCTGTGAAAGGCAGAGGCAGTATAACAAGCTAGTGCCTATGGAAAGTGCTTTAGGAGAACTTCAAGGCAGTAAAATCCTGATGGATTTTCCACTGAACTGACTGGCTTTTCTTACCCAAGTTCCATCAGGTGCCTGCTGGACTCACACTCAACTGCACTGTTGAAACAACTTTTAGAGAACCAGCTTCTGCTTTGGATTTATACCtcaaggttaaaaaaacaaaacccttccTTAGCAAAATCAGAGGATGGGACataaattcagcttttgtaCCAGCAATGACTGATCTGTCAGATTTACTTCAGGGTTATTTGGGCTCTGCCAGACCCAGAGCAACTCCCACAGCCCTCATAAGCTGTCAGCTCTAATTTTAGGATCAGGAATCCAGAGCAAATCCCTTACTCAACACAGGGAGACGGTGAGTTACATGCAGCCTATGACCCTGCAAGCTCACATAAACAGGAATGCAGGTGGGAATACTGTACCTTAAATGCTTTGTTGGTATCTGCTGGCATGGCCATTGCTGCCCCTGTCATTTGTTCTTGCATCACCCTGGACTGATCTGCAGCtacaaatgagaaatgagagaTTGATTTCTGTGTTATTAAACAGCATTCCCTGGAGCATGGTGTCATTGGGAAGGTTTTTATCTATAGATGAGAACATTGCAGCAACAGCCAGCACGCAATACTGCTGTGCCAGGAGTCCTTACAagtccctgctcccacctgctCCATCTTAGCCAGATCTACATAAAGTATGcagaaaaattgagaaaaatagTTTCCTACATTCCCAATGCACATCTGTCCTGCCCCACATCTAACATTAAGAAATCTTGGCAGTTTTCCTTAAAACCAATACTTGCTAGAAATAAACATGAGTACAAAACTTTTGCACGCTGATTTGACAGGAAAGAAAGCCTGGGTTGACAACTGTGGAAGTTTATGAGCCAGTGGCTGGTGCAGGAGATTTGGGTACTTGGCTGCAGGTGTTGTCAAAGCTGTCCCATGGACAGTAAGTAACCTCAAAGAAACAAGAGAGGCATTCAGGAACTTTTTGGCTGTAAACTTAAAAGTCTTTTCCCCAGCCTCCCTCAGACAACATCCCATGGAAGGGGCAGCCAGTTCCCAGAAATGACAAGTGCCTTACCATTATCTTGGCCCAGGATGAGAGTATAAATGCTTCTGAGTCCAAACACATTCAAGAAGTACCAGGAAGCAGAGCTCACCCTGACAAATCAGAACAAGCACAGTTGTTGTCGGTTCAAAGCTGGCTTGTGACCTCATTCTGGCAGCCCACACAGACCATCCAAGGGCTATTAACACATTCAACATTTTCCAAGTGGGAATTGGACCTTGCTTGCTGAGGACAGGGGCTTACCAGGATGCATCTAAAGTGAGCAGCTCAATTCCCTGCTGCAACATTGGCTTAAAACGCAGTGTCAGAGGAAACGGGACCTTTGCTGcaggataaaagaaaaaaaaaagcagaatttcacaAAGTGACATGCACAACTGCAAAGCACAGGGCAAAGTGAGCAGGTAGTTCTTTTATTTAATCTAATGTAGTCTGAGTGCAACGTAGAACAATGAAAAGttaactgattttttaaaaagctgcagttccgtattcattttaatataaaatgacTTTCTGAAACTTAATCAGATGAATAAACCCTCACAGGTACTACTTCAGTGACTGTGAAAGGGAATGTCCCTTGTTAAAGAAACAGTTACCACATTAATAGTATAGAAAAAAGACCCAGAACTAtgaatttaagtatttttgatGTATATGCTCTACACAGTAACCAACTCCCTGGACAAGGTTCAGAGGAAAATCCACTGTATCAGCCTGAAGCTTAGGCAGCTTTAGTAAAATCCTGGTTCTGTCAATACAGTTGTTCCCAAGTACATGAGCTATTTTCTTTGAGACCGTGGCCAATACtctgaaaacaattttcccCTTTTGCAATGGGACAGGCAAATCTGTGCAGTTCATGGAgtgaagagcagcagtgcctCAAGGCAAACTTATGCTGCTTCTAACTGTTCTCAGGTCGAGGACCAAATCTGTGATGCAGCTCAGACCCTCAAGGTCATTTCAGAAACACAGCCAAACCCATGTTATTGCAGACACTTACTCGTGACAAATCCTGAAAATGTCATGTTGATCCAACCACCAATGAGGATCATAGGCAGAACA includes the following:
- the EMC3 gene encoding ER membrane protein complex subunit 3, which translates into the protein MSEPELLLDSNIRLWVVLPIVFITFFVGMIRHYVSILLQSDKRLTQEQVSDSQVLIRSRVLRENGKYIPKQSFLSRKYFFNNPEDGFFKKTKRKVVPPSPMTDPTMLTDMMKGNVTNVLPMILIGGWINMTFSGFVTTKVPFPLTLRFKPMLQQGIELLTLDASWVSSASWYFLNVFGLRSIYTLILGQDNAADQSRVMQEQMTGAAMAMPADTNKAFKTEWEALELTDHQWALEDVEEELMAKDLHFEGMFKEELQTSIF